Proteins encoded together in one Lysinibacillus sp. FSL K6-0232 window:
- a CDS encoding NtaA/DmoA family FMN-dependent monooxygenase (This protein belongs to a clade of FMN-dependent monooxygenases, within a broader family of flavin-dependent oxidoreductases, the luciferase-like monooxygenase (LMM) family, some of whose members use coenzyme F420 rather than FMN.) gives MLNKRQLIIGIHLAVHGEQDKKGAMIQEQIAFAKRAEAAKLDFVFKADYLIAHPELIAKTKGTVGLDPSFLLALVARETQQIGLVTTISTSFTPPYLIARQLQSLNWISNGRVGWNVVTSIDGAYNFSNAPMPSSEERYAKAAECTNVVQQLWHSHPSEILEANGDLEKIKDLVKPIDYNGEFFHIQGPLNIPMHPAGDIPLFQAGASEVGRQFAATVSNAIFAATPTMDVGIEMRNDLRKRAVEAGRSADDIRLLPGLYFFIGDTYEEALEMHQQAHAHLTLERRYAALVSVIGLDVRHLALQDRVTVDLLPPKDQKVRSKTHAHLVRRYIMENKPTVEELLARPEVIGSAHLVAIGTPQDIVQQIVTFYDKGAFDGFIAVPGGPAKSLDLFFNEVIPMLVERGLFRADYEGSTLRSHLGLDVLLPN, from the coding sequence TTGCTGAATAAAAGACAACTTATAATTGGTATACATCTAGCTGTACACGGTGAACAGGACAAAAAAGGTGCAATGATTCAGGAGCAAATTGCATTTGCAAAGCGTGCTGAGGCAGCCAAATTAGATTTTGTATTTAAGGCTGATTATTTAATAGCGCACCCAGAGTTAATAGCTAAAACAAAAGGAACAGTTGGACTAGACCCTAGCTTTTTGCTAGCACTCGTAGCGAGAGAAACGCAGCAAATCGGTTTAGTAACAACTATTTCCACATCATTTACACCACCTTATCTTATTGCCCGCCAATTACAATCCTTAAATTGGATTAGTAACGGACGAGTAGGATGGAATGTAGTGACCTCCATTGATGGGGCATATAATTTTAGCAATGCCCCTATGCCATCATCAGAGGAGCGTTATGCTAAAGCGGCTGAATGTACAAACGTTGTTCAGCAGCTATGGCATAGTCACCCTAGTGAAATATTAGAAGCTAACGGAGATTTAGAAAAAATTAAAGACCTTGTAAAGCCTATTGATTATAATGGTGAGTTTTTCCACATTCAAGGTCCTTTAAATATACCTATGCATCCAGCGGGAGATATACCGTTATTTCAGGCAGGTGCATCTGAGGTAGGACGTCAATTTGCGGCAACTGTATCGAATGCGATTTTTGCTGCAACACCAACTATGGATGTTGGCATTGAAATGCGTAATGATTTGCGAAAGCGTGCTGTTGAGGCTGGTCGTTCGGCAGATGATATTCGCTTATTGCCAGGTCTCTATTTCTTTATAGGTGATACATATGAGGAGGCATTGGAAATGCATCAGCAGGCTCATGCCCATTTAACGCTTGAGCGCCGCTATGCTGCATTGGTATCCGTTATTGGACTGGATGTTCGCCACTTGGCACTTCAGGATCGTGTAACAGTTGATCTACTGCCTCCAAAAGATCAAAAGGTTCGTAGTAAAACGCATGCTCATCTTGTGCGGCGCTATATTATGGAGAATAAGCCGACTGTGGAGGAATTACTTGCACGACCCGAGGTAATTGGCTCAGCACATCTTGTAGCCATTGGTACGCCACAGGATATTGTCCAGCAAATCGTTACGTTTTATGATAAGGGTGCATTCGATGGCTTTATTGCTGTGCCAGGTGGTCCAGCGAAATCTTTGGATTTATTCTTTAACGAGGTGATACCTATGCTCGTTGAACGTGGGTTATTCCGAGCCGACTATGAAGGGAGCACATTACGCTCACATCTAGGCTTAGATGTGTTACTACCTAATTAA
- a CDS encoding TIGR03943 family putative permease subunit — protein MKFHVQQAVRAVILLAFSAMIASLHWTGELTKYINPKYDNLSKTAAILFFMLFLVQLTRVVSKTTHHRQACCSHHDHGQSPFTRQKMLSYLIVIASIITGFFVPAKILDAAIADKKGASFILAQQSQSSKIEDYLTSNETIDDNIYDDHEPDPRLMEEKQEMTKKQYDQLKQQLSQQAMFKMTDEDYTIYYEEINNNLASYLGKQIQLKGFVLKEEDFSQNQLVISRFLITHCVADASIVGFLTEFAEAPTLEEDTWIEIVGTIGQTTYDGATLPIIQIDNWVTIEQPESPYLYPINIRMSF, from the coding sequence ATGAAATTTCACGTTCAGCAAGCAGTGAGGGCGGTTATTTTACTTGCTTTTTCTGCGATGATTGCGAGCCTGCATTGGACGGGGGAACTAACAAAATATATTAACCCAAAATACGATAACCTCAGTAAAACAGCCGCTATTCTATTTTTTATGCTATTTCTTGTGCAATTAACAAGAGTCGTTTCAAAGACTACTCATCATAGACAAGCTTGCTGCTCACACCATGACCATGGACAATCACCTTTTACACGACAAAAAATGCTGTCCTATCTTATTGTTATAGCATCTATTATAACGGGCTTCTTTGTGCCTGCTAAAATTTTAGATGCTGCAATTGCTGATAAAAAAGGAGCTTCCTTTATTCTTGCTCAACAAAGTCAAAGTTCAAAAATAGAGGATTATCTTACTTCCAATGAAACCATTGATGACAATATCTATGATGACCATGAGCCTGATCCTAGATTAATGGAAGAAAAGCAGGAGATGACAAAGAAGCAATATGACCAATTAAAGCAACAGCTCTCCCAGCAAGCAATGTTTAAAATGACAGACGAGGATTATACGATTTATTATGAGGAAATTAATAATAATTTAGCGAGTTATTTAGGCAAGCAAATACAGCTAAAGGGCTTTGTTTTAAAAGAGGAGGATTTTAGTCAAAATCAACTAGTTATTTCACGATTTCTCATTACTCATTGTGTGGCAGATGCAAGCATTGTAGGCTTTTTAACAGAATTTGCAGAGGCTCCTACGCTTGAGGAGGATACATGGATTGAGATTGTAGGTACAATTGGGCAAACGACCTATGACGGTGCTACCCTACCTATTATTCAAATTGATAATTGGGTAACAATCGAACAGCCTGAATCACCCTATCTCTACCCAATTAATATTCGAATGAGCTTTTAG
- a CDS encoding permease codes for MERLHFPKYLLNFWLVFIFIISLLSVLLLNFSALKSFSSSLLSLHTIFLSILIEALPFVLIGILIAGFIQIFITEEHIERWIPKNTLLAVVMSCFVGALFPACECGIVPIVRRLIAKGVPIHAAIGFMLTGPLINPIVILSTYMAFGNNLKIASLRMLIGFVIAIVVALFVSLFFKGSQFKSSVALQSVAKDEQQTAFMTKLINTCKHAVDEFFDVGKYLIIGALLAAFVQTYVSTKALVEIGDGISSSILVMMGLAFILSLCSEADAFIGASFSSLFSTPSILAFLIFGPMIDLKNTIMLISVFRLKFVLWLVALVAIVVYVSLFILSPYL; via the coding sequence GTGGAGCGTCTTCATTTCCCTAAGTATTTACTGAATTTTTGGTTAGTTTTCATCTTCATCATAAGTCTTCTTTCCGTACTGTTGCTGAACTTCTCAGCACTAAAAAGCTTTAGCTCCTCTTTGCTCAGCCTTCATACGATATTTTTAAGCATTTTAATTGAAGCACTGCCTTTCGTCTTAATTGGCATTCTAATTGCAGGCTTTATTCAGATTTTTATCACGGAGGAGCATATTGAAAGGTGGATTCCTAAAAATACATTGCTGGCTGTTGTGATGAGCTGCTTTGTAGGCGCATTATTTCCAGCCTGTGAATGTGGCATCGTGCCAATTGTAAGAAGGTTGATCGCTAAAGGCGTACCGATCCATGCAGCCATCGGTTTTATGTTAACAGGCCCTTTAATTAATCCCATTGTTATTCTCTCCACCTATATGGCATTCGGCAATAATTTAAAGATCGCTAGTCTTCGTATGCTAATAGGCTTTGTAATCGCTATTGTAGTTGCTTTATTTGTTAGCTTATTTTTTAAAGGTTCACAGTTTAAAAGCTCTGTAGCGCTTCAATCAGTAGCAAAGGATGAGCAGCAAACAGCTTTTATGACAAAATTAATAAACACATGTAAACATGCCGTTGATGAATTTTTTGATGTAGGAAAATATTTAATTATTGGTGCATTGTTAGCAGCCTTTGTCCAAACATATGTATCTACTAAAGCACTTGTAGAAATAGGTGATGGCATATCCTCCTCTATTTTAGTGATGATGGGCTTAGCTTTTATTCTTTCGCTTTGTTCAGAAGCGGATGCTTTTATTGGTGCTTCATTTAGCTCTCTTTTTTCTACTCCATCAATCCTTGCCTTTTTAATTTTTGGCCCAATGATTGATTTAAAAAATACTATTATGCTGATAAGTGTATTTCGCCTAAAATTTGTTTTATGGTTAGTTGCCCTCGTCGCTATAGTAGTTTATGTTAGTTTATTTATTCTTTCACCGTATTTGTAA
- a CDS encoding AraC family transcriptional regulator, translated as MKISLLDLQYIGQLIYETHQLAVTYINPLGEIIFEYRSKALQKNLGYTSLIEQLIAYPYDTASNHYPIFISMDEFHFFFINLNKDNHDLGTLLIGPALAPDNDGIVKQNFDYDNQPVPTLHYQQFIAISLFVYYLIYQKKLTKTLVMQSNQTLKPIIRYKENTTLELSYARRNDTVHTNLYYEKILLDYIKNGRMEKLNEVLNYSIVGEAELGVLSKRNSFRSVQNLMITGIALICRAAIEGGLNEETAFTLSDFYIQKLEEQSSLNDILSLMEEAIYDYTNRVSYANKVKYSATITTCVHFIENHIYSEITLEQLSDICHLSPNYLSSLFKKEVGIAVSEYIQQQRIDEAKKLLTFTNYPILDIGSLLNFTDQSYFIKVFKKFTGITPKQFRNKHLHK; from the coding sequence GTGAAAATTTCTTTACTAGACCTTCAATACATAGGTCAATTAATTTATGAAACACATCAACTTGCTGTGACATATATCAATCCGCTGGGCGAAATAATCTTTGAGTATAGATCGAAGGCATTGCAGAAAAATCTAGGTTACACTTCGTTAATAGAGCAACTAATAGCGTATCCTTATGATACTGCTTCCAATCACTATCCGATTTTTATCTCAATGGATGAATTTCACTTTTTCTTTATCAATTTAAACAAAGATAATCATGATTTAGGAACGCTTCTAATAGGCCCTGCTCTTGCCCCTGACAATGATGGCATAGTCAAACAAAATTTCGATTATGACAACCAGCCTGTTCCTACCCTTCATTATCAACAATTTATAGCAATTAGTTTATTCGTTTACTATTTGATCTATCAGAAAAAATTAACAAAAACATTGGTGATGCAAAGCAATCAAACATTAAAGCCCATTATTCGTTATAAAGAAAATACAACCCTTGAGCTCTCCTATGCTAGAAGAAATGATACTGTTCATACAAATCTCTACTATGAAAAAATATTATTAGACTATATAAAAAATGGACGTATGGAAAAATTAAATGAAGTGTTGAACTACTCAATTGTCGGAGAAGCAGAACTTGGTGTGCTTTCCAAGCGAAACAGTTTTAGAAGTGTACAAAATCTAATGATTACAGGAATAGCACTTATTTGTCGTGCTGCGATTGAAGGCGGTTTAAATGAAGAAACTGCCTTTACGTTAAGTGATTTTTATATACAAAAGCTTGAGGAACAAAGCAGCTTAAACGACATCCTATCCTTAATGGAGGAGGCGATTTACGATTATACGAACCGTGTATCATATGCGAATAAAGTAAAATACTCAGCAACAATCACAACATGTGTGCATTTTATCGAAAATCATATATATAGTGAAATAACATTAGAGCAACTTTCAGATATTTGTCATTTAAGTCCAAATTATCTTTCCTCCTTATTTAAAAAGGAGGTAGGTATTGCAGTCAGTGAATATATCCAGCAACAACGAATTGACGAAGCAAAAAAGCTATTAACATTTACAAACTACCCAATCTTAGACATTGGTTCCCTCCTTAATTTTACAGACCAAAGCTATTTCATTAAAGTTTTTAAAAAATTTACTGGTATTACACCCAAGCAATTTAGAAATAAGCATTTGCATAAATAG
- a CDS encoding SDR family NAD(P)-dependent oxidoreductase, with the protein MDFLNKIAVVTGAGSGIGRASSLKLASNGAKVVVVDFNKETGEETLSLIKEQGGEGIFVQADVSKSEDVQKYVNVAVDTYGRIDIFFNNAGVIQKISPLTEIEDAEYDRIMGINVKGVFLGLKHVLKVMEGQGSGSIINTASTAGVRSEHSMAAYSASKHAVVGLTKSASLEYVKKGIRINAICPGGVATALTDSVTTMFETGGYIPEEIPNMRMGRYAKPEELAEMVAFLASDKASYMTGSIVLVDGGLTL; encoded by the coding sequence ATGGATTTTTTAAATAAAATTGCCGTAGTAACAGGCGCTGGAAGTGGTATTGGGAGAGCCAGCAGTTTGAAGCTTGCTAGCAATGGTGCAAAAGTAGTAGTTGTAGATTTCAACAAAGAAACAGGGGAAGAAACATTAAGCTTGATAAAAGAGCAAGGCGGAGAAGGTATCTTCGTGCAGGCAGATGTTTCAAAAAGCGAAGATGTTCAGAAATATGTTAATGTCGCTGTTGATACGTATGGACGCATTGATATATTTTTCAATAATGCGGGAGTTATTCAAAAAATTTCTCCGTTAACAGAGATAGAAGATGCCGAATATGACCGTATTATGGGTATCAATGTGAAAGGTGTATTCCTTGGCTTAAAGCATGTTTTAAAAGTCATGGAGGGACAAGGCAGTGGCTCTATTATTAACACAGCTTCAACAGCAGGTGTTCGTAGTGAGCATAGTATGGCGGCTTATTCTGCAAGTAAGCATGCAGTAGTCGGTTTAACAAAATCCGCTTCATTAGAGTATGTAAAAAAAGGTATTCGCATCAATGCTATTTGTCCAGGTGGAGTGGCAACAGCATTAACAGACAGTGTGACAACTATGTTTGAAACAGGTGGCTATATTCCAGAGGAAATTCCAAATATGCGAATGGGACGCTATGCAAAACCAGAGGAGCTAGCAGAAATGGTTGCGTTCTTGGCATCCGATAAAGCAAGCTATATGACAGGCTCAATCGTGCTTGTTGATGGCGGTTTAACTTTATAA
- a CDS encoding IclR family transcriptional regulator: MDKKYWVPAVERAHLVLMEISKSPDELRLIDLSKRLEINKSSLFSLLNTLESLGWVIKENNDTYHLGPTIGMFNSMYLSQFNLIQTFYKEAIDSVNKINEPIQLGVLDGSDVVYLGKVNAQTNVRLVTDPGMRFPAYASAIGKAQMIHFSKQDLEKLFNDTEWVKKTDHTTANIDELYDKVRLAKANGYSIENEESALGFHCVAAPIYNFENQIIAAVSFSMPTDSWTKKFSDAKEEILNLAAKLSKLAGSSYNSKENNL, from the coding sequence TTGGATAAGAAATATTGGGTTCCTGCGGTAGAACGTGCCCATCTTGTATTAATGGAAATTAGTAAGTCCCCTGATGAACTAAGATTAATTGATTTATCAAAGCGATTAGAAATAAATAAAAGTTCATTGTTCTCTTTATTGAATACGCTGGAATCGCTCGGTTGGGTAATTAAGGAAAATAACGATACTTATCATTTAGGTCCTACAATTGGTATGTTCAACTCTATGTATTTAAGCCAATTTAATTTAATTCAAACCTTCTATAAAGAAGCGATTGATTCGGTTAATAAAATTAATGAGCCTATTCAATTAGGGGTTTTAGATGGCAGTGATGTTGTTTACTTAGGGAAGGTAAATGCTCAAACGAATGTACGCTTAGTCACAGACCCAGGTATGAGATTCCCTGCCTATGCTTCAGCAATTGGGAAGGCACAGATGATTCATTTTAGTAAGCAAGACCTTGAAAAATTGTTTAATGATACGGAATGGGTCAAAAAGACTGACCATACGACAGCTAATATAGATGAGCTATACGATAAAGTACGGCTAGCTAAAGCAAATGGTTATTCCATTGAAAACGAGGAATCGGCGCTTGGCTTCCACTGTGTAGCAGCACCTATTTATAACTTTGAGAATCAAATTATTGCAGCAGTAAGCTTTTCAATGCCAACAGATAGTTGGACGAAAAAATTTAGTGATGCGAAAGAGGAAATATTAAATTTAGCAGCTAAGCTGTCTAAGCTAGCTGGTAGTTCCTATAACTCGAAAGAAAATAATTTGTAA
- the gucD gene encoding alpha-ketoglutaric semialdehyde dehydrogenase GucD: MQNTIFKNFINNEWVESSSQKTLSSISPMNKHEVVGQVAASDVQDLEKAIQSAHEAKIQWRKLGQHARGQFLFKVADILESRLDEIAETMTKEMGKTLPEAKGETARGVAILRYYAGEGMRKNGDVIPSSDSEALMLTRRVPVGVVGIITPWNFPVAIPIWKLAPALVYGNTVVFKPATEAAVTAAKVMECFSEANLPKGVLNFITGSGSVIGQGIIDHPGIEAITFTGSETIGREVLKAAAAKGIKSQVEMGGKNPVIVTKDADIEKAVEGTISGAFRSTGQKCTATSKVIVEAPIYEAFKEKLLEETKKIKVGNGLQADVWMGPCASESQFNTVKEYINIGQEEGATLLLGGEVLDQQEYKDGFYVSPAIFDNVQPSMRIAQEEIFGPVIALIKVADIQEAIDVANDTKYGLSASIYTQNISSFLKFADEIEAGLVRINAESAGVELQAPFGGMKQSGVGSREQGEAAQEFYTEVKTIFIKE; this comes from the coding sequence GTGCAAAATACAATATTTAAAAATTTTATTAATAATGAATGGGTAGAATCAAGTTCTCAAAAAACATTGAGCAGTATTAGTCCGATGAATAAACATGAAGTAGTTGGACAAGTAGCAGCATCAGATGTTCAAGATCTTGAAAAAGCTATCCAAAGCGCACATGAGGCAAAGATACAATGGCGAAAATTAGGCCAACATGCTCGTGGACAATTTTTATTTAAAGTAGCGGATATTTTAGAATCACGTTTAGATGAGATTGCAGAAACGATGACAAAGGAAATGGGGAAAACATTGCCAGAGGCTAAGGGCGAAACGGCTCGAGGTGTCGCTATTCTACGTTATTATGCGGGAGAAGGTATGAGAAAAAATGGTGATGTGATTCCTTCCTCAGACAGCGAAGCGCTCATGTTAACAAGAAGAGTGCCTGTAGGGGTTGTAGGAATTATTACACCATGGAATTTCCCAGTAGCGATTCCTATTTGGAAGCTGGCTCCTGCATTAGTTTATGGGAATACAGTTGTGTTCAAACCTGCTACAGAAGCCGCTGTCACTGCTGCAAAGGTGATGGAATGCTTTAGTGAAGCAAATTTACCGAAGGGCGTTTTAAACTTTATTACAGGATCAGGCTCTGTCATTGGACAAGGCATAATTGATCATCCAGGAATTGAGGCTATTACATTTACAGGCTCAGAAACGATTGGGCGAGAAGTATTAAAAGCTGCTGCCGCAAAAGGGATTAAATCACAAGTTGAAATGGGTGGCAAAAACCCTGTCATTGTGACAAAGGATGCTGATATTGAGAAAGCTGTAGAAGGTACAATTAGCGGCGCATTCCGCTCAACAGGACAGAAATGTACAGCTACAAGTAAAGTTATTGTAGAGGCACCTATCTATGAAGCCTTTAAAGAAAAGCTACTAGAAGAAACGAAAAAGATTAAAGTTGGAAATGGCTTACAGGCAGATGTTTGGATGGGTCCATGTGCAAGTGAAAGTCAATTCAATACAGTAAAAGAATATATCAATATTGGGCAAGAGGAAGGCGCTACTTTACTTTTGGGTGGAGAAGTGTTGGATCAGCAGGAATATAAAGATGGCTTTTATGTATCCCCAGCAATTTTTGATAATGTTCAACCAAGCATGAGAATTGCACAAGAGGAAATTTTTGGACCTGTTATTGCATTGATTAAAGTAGCGGATATTCAAGAGGCGATTGATGTTGCAAATGATACAAAATATGGACTGAGTGCTTCCATTTATACACAAAATATTAGCTCGTTTTTAAAGTTTGCTGATGAAATCGAAGCAGGGCTTGTACGAATTAATGCAGAGAGTGCAGGGGTAGAGCTTCAAGCACCATTCGGCGGTATGAAACAATCAGGTGTTGGCTCTCGTGAGCAAGGTGAGGCTGCTCAAGAGTTCTATACAGAAGTAAAAACAATATTTATTAAAGAATAA
- a CDS encoding U32 family peptidase, giving the protein MNESRNLLESLGYPSTDLSALPSSEKRFPDGAQYRIELPSTEGPPALKATLEELDRLGIQVHRISQGSGIMLQTDEEIREMCALTAERGIELSLFVGPRGTWDISAQNFTSGGKFIGNRHEGADQLVYAMEDLKRGAQLGLRGALVADEGLLLLTKEMKDAGQLPKDFVVKASVQMGAANPVSVKIMQELGADTYNVPTALTLPKLAAIRQAIDIPIDLYVEVPDNLGGFLRYYEIPEIIRVLSPVYIKFGLRNHQDVYPSGKQLESLNINLVKERVRRASIGIEMIKRYCPDAKTSELGAEGLGIAKTPVTK; this is encoded by the coding sequence ATGAATGAATCTCGAAATTTATTAGAATCATTAGGTTATCCATCAACAGACTTAAGTGCTTTACCTAGTTCAGAAAAACGCTTCCCAGATGGAGCTCAATACCGTATTGAGCTTCCAAGCACAGAGGGTCCTCCGGCTTTAAAGGCAACTTTAGAGGAGCTGGATCGATTAGGTATTCAAGTACATCGCATCTCACAAGGCAGTGGTATTATGCTGCAAACGGATGAGGAAATACGTGAAATGTGTGCCCTTACGGCTGAACGAGGGATTGAGCTAAGCTTATTTGTTGGACCACGCGGTACATGGGATATTAGTGCTCAAAACTTTACTTCTGGAGGGAAATTTATTGGCAATCGCCATGAAGGAGCCGACCAGCTTGTGTATGCAATGGAGGATTTAAAGCGCGGGGCACAATTGGGTCTTCGTGGGGCACTTGTTGCTGATGAGGGGCTGCTTTTATTAACAAAAGAAATGAAGGATGCAGGTCAATTACCAAAAGATTTTGTTGTCAAAGCATCTGTTCAAATGGGCGCTGCAAATCCTGTATCAGTTAAAATTATGCAAGAGCTAGGGGCAGATACTTACAATGTGCCAACAGCACTTACCTTGCCAAAGCTAGCTGCTATTCGACAAGCAATAGATATTCCTATCGACCTTTATGTAGAGGTTCCTGATAATTTAGGCGGCTTCCTTCGCTATTACGAAATACCTGAAATTATTCGGGTGTTATCACCAGTGTACATTAAATTTGGGTTGCGCAACCACCAAGATGTATATCCATCTGGTAAACAGTTAGAGAGCTTAAATATCAATCTTGTAAAAGAGCGTGTACGCAGAGCATCTATCGGTATTGAGATGATTAAACGTTATTGCCCAGATGCTAAAACATCCGAGCTAGGAGCAGAAGGATTAGGTATTGCCAAAACTCCCGTTACGAAATAG
- a CDS encoding UxaA family hydrolase, with the protein MGYTFKGYLREDGLAGTRNHIGIVSSVICSSVITNEIADKVPGAIPITHANGCAQLGDDFQVTKNMLAGIVENPNFHSALLIGLGCETNQVAGLLKSISTTKPLEGFSIQQMAGGKNTAERGITTALTWSKEAKQSSRTELPASLLKVGIVTEDIDEASLQVIAPVINALIELLITSGATVVFGLTKTLEPAGNLLALNTQDASAKKNLTYIGEALSRRRWEKAQGYLRTNFSEQEKSLAALEYQLINTHEIQSLLDYNQKPAKNGLHLIKTSGSIVETLSNFASVGCNLSIILSKRGILTGSNALPCMIVTANNGINHTNNLVDYEIQENQISQQAQALFTQLIEVSSGKLTKLEEYELGEFAIPHIGTTF; encoded by the coding sequence ATGGGATATACGTTTAAAGGATATTTAAGGGAGGATGGCTTAGCAGGAACACGTAATCATATCGGTATCGTGAGTTCTGTTATTTGCTCAAGTGTAATTACAAATGAAATCGCTGACAAAGTACCAGGGGCTATTCCTATTACACATGCCAATGGCTGTGCACAATTAGGCGATGATTTTCAAGTAACGAAAAATATGCTCGCTGGTATTGTTGAAAATCCTAATTTTCATAGTGCGCTACTGATTGGCTTAGGCTGTGAAACCAATCAAGTAGCAGGGCTTTTAAAATCAATTTCGACAACAAAGCCTCTTGAAGGTTTTAGTATTCAACAAATGGCAGGAGGAAAAAATACTGCTGAGCGAGGCATTACTACGGCATTGACTTGGTCTAAGGAGGCGAAGCAAAGTAGTCGCACTGAGCTACCTGCATCTTTGCTGAAGGTTGGTATTGTTACAGAGGATATTGACGAAGCTTCTTTACAAGTAATAGCCCCTGTTATCAATGCCTTAATCGAGCTATTAATTACATCTGGCGCTACGGTTGTTTTTGGACTAACAAAAACGTTAGAGCCAGCTGGCAATCTATTAGCCCTCAATACGCAGGATGCTTCAGCCAAAAAGAATTTAACCTATATAGGAGAAGCGCTTAGTAGAAGAAGATGGGAAAAAGCACAGGGCTATCTACGTACAAACTTTTCAGAGCAGGAAAAAAGCTTAGCAGCTCTTGAATATCAGCTTATCAATACCCATGAAATTCAAAGCCTATTGGACTATAATCAAAAGCCAGCTAAAAACGGCTTACATTTAATTAAAACATCTGGCAGTATCGTTGAAACATTATCGAATTTTGCGTCAGTTGGCTGCAATCTTTCAATTATCCTTTCTAAGCGAGGAATTCTTACAGGCTCTAATGCATTACCATGTATGATTGTCACTGCAAATAATGGTATCAACCATACGAATAATTTAGTTGATTACGAAATTCAAGAAAATCAAATTAGCCAGCAGGCACAAGCATTATTTACACAGTTAATAGAAGTTAGTTCAGGGAAGCTTACAAAATTAGAAGAATATGAATTAGGTGAGTTTGCCATTCCTCATATAGGTACTACATTCTAA
- a CDS encoding UxaA family hydrolase — protein MKNTYNTILLNPIDNIVVALQNIEINDIVANSHMKNTIKAISTIPYGHKIAIRAIKAGEKIMKYGECMGIATKDIQIGEHVHVQNVRGLNETERLTIINTLSSV, from the coding sequence GTGAAAAATACGTATAACACGATTCTATTAAATCCTATTGATAATATTGTAGTGGCATTACAAAACATTGAAATAAATGACATTGTTGCTAATAGTCATATGAAAAATACGATAAAAGCAATTAGTACGATTCCTTATGGTCATAAAATCGCCATTCGCGCTATTAAAGCGGGAGAAAAGATCATGAAATATGGTGAGTGCATGGGAATAGCAACGAAGGACATCCAAATAGGAGAGCATGTGCATGTACAAAATGTAAGAGGGCTAAATGAAACGGAGCGTCTAACAATTATTAACACACTGTCAAGCGTGTAA